In one Pempheris klunzingeri isolate RE-2024b chromosome 8, fPemKlu1.hap1, whole genome shotgun sequence genomic region, the following are encoded:
- the gbp gene encoding glycogen synthase kinase binding protein, with translation MPCRKENYIFLEQSVTVGSKEVDALVTKIGEALQLHNNSGGHQKTVSVSMSCLHGLTGGGGGGGGGSGGVKPAAIIGGSSGAPAQKRNGCCMRLRSRGHRGGSRASPYSIPGSNGDQDWDQIKPWNKKRITVEEDDPHRLLQELILSGNLIKEAVRRLQFSAADCGDFPKAAADNVPC, from the coding sequence ATGCCCTGTCGGAAGGAGAACTACATCTTCCTGGAGCAGTCCGTCACCGTCGGCTCCAAAGAGGTGGACGCGCTGGTGACGAAGATCGGCGAGGCGCTGCAGCTCCACAACAACAGCGGCGGCCACCAGAAGACGGTGTCCGTGTCCATGTCCTGCCTGCACGGGCTCACCGGCGGAGGcggaggcggcggcggcggcagcggcgggGTCAAACCGGCGGCCATCATCGGCGGCAGCTCGGGAGCTCCGGCGCAGAAGCGCAACGGCTGCTGCATGCGGCTCCGGAGCCGGGGACACCGGGGCGGCAGCAGGGCTAGCCCGTACAGCATCCCCGGGTCTAACGGCGACCAGGACTGGGACCAAATCAAACCGTGGAACAAAAAGAGGATCACCGTGGAGGAGGACGATCCGCACCGGTTGCTGCAGGAGTTAATTTTATCGGGGAACCTGATTAAAGAGGCCGTGAGGAGGCTGCAGTTCTCCGCCGCAGACTGTGGAGATTTCCCCAAGGCGGCGGCGGACAATGTGCCCTGCTGA
- the LOC139205054 gene encoding circumsporozoite protein-like yields MLDKRRSFEDFRNNPTAEKLERLRKQELLMLTREYDIRTTSGDNKRTLQIKICEHLIQEGRLTRENVADVFFTQILEQHEEETRNLGINVVFEISVTPPDVAGGRGMAAAPGSKGGAAAPVAGDLVGAPSPVAGDRAGAASVADVFFTQILKQLEEETRNLGINVVFEISVTPPDVAGGRGMAAAPGSQGGAAAPVAGDLAGAASTVAGDRAGLASPVAGDLAGAASTVAGDRAGAASPVAGGRAGAASTVAGDRAGEASTVAGGRAGEASPVAGDLAGADSPVAGDQGRAASPVAGGRRKAAANNQTIKQHKEEAKEPGINVVFKVNITAPVAGDQGGAAAPVAGDRGGAAALMAGDRGGAASPVAGDRGGAAATNPAIKQFKEVKEPGINVVFEENKTAPGGRATAAALADSFANLSVSNDDSD; encoded by the coding sequence ATGTTGGATAAGAGGCGTTCATTCGAAGACTTTAGGAACAATCCGACTGCAGAAAAACTTGAGAGACTCAGAAAACAAGAATTGTTAATGTTGACTAGAGAGTACGACATCCGCACCACGAGTGGTGACAACAAAAGAACCTTACAGATTAAAATATGTGAGCACTTGATCCAAGAGGGCAGGCTGACCAGAGAAAATgtggctgatgtgttttttactCAAATACTCGAGCAGCATGAAGAAGAAACGAGGAACCTTGGcatcaatgttgtgtttgaaaTAAGCGTAACACCTCCTGATGTGGCTGGAGGCCGAGGCatggctgctgctcctggaagCAAAGGCGGGGCAGCTgctcctgtggctggagaccTAGTGGGGGCACCTtctcctgtggctggagaccGAGCCGGGGCAGCTTCTgtggctgatgtgttttttactCAAATACTCAAGCAGCTTGAAGAAGAAACGAGGAACCTTGGcatcaatgttgtgtttgaaaTAAGCGTAACACCTCCTGATGTGGCTGGAGGCCGAGGCATGGCAGCTGCTCCTGGAAGCCAAGGCGGGGCAGCTgctcctgtggctggagaccTAGCGGGGGCAGCCTCTACTGTGGCTGGAGACCGAGCCGGGCTAGCTtctcctgtggctggagaccTAGCTGGGGCAGCTTCTACTGTGGCTGGAGACCGAGCCGGGGCAGCTTCTCCTGTGGCTGGAGGCCGAGCCGGGGCAGCTTCTACTGTGGCTGGAGACCGAGCCGGGGAAGCGTCTACTGTGGCTGGAGGCCGAGCCGGGGAAGCTtctcctgtggctggagaccTAGCCGGAGCAGATtctcctgtggctggagaccAAGGCAGGGCAGCTTCTCCTGTGGCTGGAGGCCGACGCAAGGCAGCTGCaaataatcaaacaatcaaacagcATAAAGAAGAAGCAAAGGAGCCTGgcatcaatgttgtgtttaaagtaAACATAACTgctcctgtggctggagaccaaggtggagcagctgctcctgtggctggagaccGAGGTGGGGCAGCTGCTCTTATGGCTGGAGACCGAGGTGGGGCAGCTTCTCCTGTGGCTGGAGATCGAGGTGGGGCAGCTGCAACTAATCCAGCAATCAAGCAGTTTAAAGAAGTGAAGGAGCCTGGcatcaatgttgtgtttgaagaaaacaaaactgctcCAGGAGGCCgagccacagcagctgctctggctGATTCATTTGCAAACTTGTCGGTGTCCAACGATGATTCAGATTAA